Within Oncorhynchus keta strain PuntledgeMale-10-30-2019 unplaced genomic scaffold, Oket_V2 Un_contig_20449_pilon_pilon, whole genome shotgun sequence, the genomic segment tccctcccttccccatcgtccagactccctcccttccccatgtGGAACTGTCCGTCCATCCATCGTCCAGaccccctcccttccccatcgtccagactccctcccttccccatcgtccagactccctctcttccccatcgtccagtctccctctcttccccatcgtccagtctccctctcttccccatgtGGAATTGTCTGTCCATCCATTGTCCAGaccccctcccttccccatgTGGAACTGTCCGTCCATCCATCGTCCAGaccccctcccttccccatcgtccagactccctcccttccccatcgtccagactccctctcttccccatcgtccagtctccctctcttccccatcgtccagtctccctcccttccccatcgcccagactctctccttccccatcgtCCAGACTCTCCCTTCCCCATGTGGAATTGTCTGTCCATCCATTGtccagtctccctctcttccccatcgtccagtctccctctcttccccatcgtccagactctctccttccccatcgtCCAGACCCCTCCCTTCCCCATGTGGAACTGTCCGTCCATCCATCGTCCAGACCCCTCCCTTCCTTCGCTACTTGCAGACAAACTGATCCACCAGTGAAGTGCACCTCTTACACTTGACATAACAACACCAGTGAAACTTGCAGTGACATCTCTCATGCTTATAGGTCTTGAACTGGTCGTATCCTCTCCCGCAGCACATGAGTTCACAGCCATCCATCCCCTCCGACGTCTTGTTACAGAGTCTCCCCAGGGTTCCCATGGAGCCGGTGGTGTCGTTCTTCAGACAGTAGTCTGGGCTCTGGTCGGTGTAGACCAGATCCTCGGGGGTCGGGACGTTGAAGCGTTTATCTACCTGCTCCAGTTTCCCTTTGCGTCCGATGCGCATGGCGGCGGCGCTGTCGTACTTCTCCTTCAGGAACTCTCCGACGCGGCGGAAGTCTGCCAGCTGGAGCCAGCAGGTCTTCAGGCTACAGGAGCCAGACACGCCATGACACTTACACGCCACGTTGGCCAGGTTATACAccgactgggagaggagagagagggagattaggAATGGTCCAACAATACTAATACAAAATGACACAGGAAGAGCTTGAACACTCTTCATTAACATAAGTGTTTTTCCCTTCCTGACACTTATTATTAAGCATTCTGACTGTGTGGAGTTTGGTTGCTTTCTGGGAGATTGGTGCGACACAGCTGCCCTCTAGGGGTTGAATTAAAACATTGCATCCCTGAGAGTGCCTCTTCCTCCTAACACAGCAGAGcactgccagagagagagagagccccaggGTTTTTCACTTTACACTCTCTTGTCTAACAGAGAGGCAGCCAGGGGGAGTATTTTGGGAAACAATGGGGGGCTGGAGAATGGAGAATGGCCATTCGGTCCTAAAATACATAACAAACCTTTAGTTTAGTGGACTGAAAGCTTCCCGCTGATCTACACAGAGATGCTTCCAGCTGGTTCAATACCACAACCTAAACTAAACAAACAGTTGACTTTAAAATAACACACAGAACCAGCAGAGGAAATGTGCCTATTGTCCAAACTAGTCAGACAATTCCACACTGTACATATAGACGTTGGGATCAAGgtgaaggtggggagagagttcaAACAGTCACTGACCATTAGATACGGCCCTTAGAGGACATGTCTGAAGCacaagacacacaacacacacacataatacacataatacacacacacacacacacacacacacacacacacaaacgcacacgcacacgcacacacacacacacacacacacacacacacacacacacacacacacacacacacacacacattctcttaAGCATGACTAAAGTAAATAAACATGACTTAAAAGCAACAGACTGTCTCTAAAAATCCTAACTTTACAAGCATGACTTACAAAAATGACTTGTGGTGACCATCTTTGGGTTGCTGATATTTTTCCTTTCTGGATTTACAAGCACTCACCTGAGGAGTgacattaaactagtggaaaacagggaggatgactggtgatattaaactagtggaaaacagagaggatgactggtgatattaaactagtggaaaacagggaggatgactggtgatattaaactagtggaaaacagagaggatgactggtgatattaaactagtggaaaacagagaggatgactggtgatattaaactagtggaaaacagagaggatgactggtgatattaaactagtggaaaacagagaggatgactggtgatattaaactagtggaaaacagagaggatgactggtgatattaaactagtggaaaacagagatgatgactggtgatattaaactagtggaaaacagagaggatgactggtgatattaaactagtggaagacagagaggatgactggtgatattaaactagtggaaaacagagaggatgactggtgatattaaactagtggaaaacagagatgatgactggtgatattaaactagtggaaaacagagatgatgactggtgatattaaactagtggaaaacagagaggatgactggtgatattaaactagtggaaaacagagaggatgactggtgatattaaactagtggaaaacagagaggatgactggtgatattggAAAACTAgtggagaggatgactggtgatattaaactagtggaaaacagagaggatgactggtgatattaaactagtggaaaacagagaggatgactggtgatattaaactagtggaaaacagagaggatgactggtgatattaaactagtggaaaacagagagatgactggtgatattaaactagtagAAAACAgggaggatgactggtgatattaaactagtggaaaacagagatgatgactggtgatattaaactagtggaaaacagagaggatgactggtgatattaaactagtggaagacagagaggatgactggtgatattaaactagtggaaaacagagaggatgactggtgatattaaactagtggaaaacagagatgatgactggtgatattaaactagtggaaaacagagaggatgactggtgatattaaactagtggaaaacagagaggatgactggtgatattaaactagtggaaaacagagaggatgactggtgatattaaactagtggaaaacagagaggatgactggtgatattaaactagtggaaaacagagatgatgactggtgatattaaactagtggaaaacagagaggatgactggtgatattaaactagtggaaaacagagaggatgactggtgatattaaactagtggaaaacagagaggatgactggtgatattaaactagtggaaaacagagatgatgactggtgatattaaactagtggaaaacagagaggatgactggtgatattaaactagtggaaaacagagatgatgactggtgatattaaactagtggaaacagagaggatgactggtgatattaaactagtggaaaacagagaggatgactggtgatattaaactagtggaaaacagggaggatgactggtgatattaaactagtggaaaacagagatgaTGACTGTGAtaattaaactagtggaaaacagagatgatgactggtgatattaaactagtggaaaacagagaggatgactggtgatattaaactagtggaaaacagagaggatgactggtgatattaaactagtggaagacagagaggatgactggtgatattaaactagtggaaaacagagaggatgactggtgatattaaactagtggaaaacagagatgatgactctagtgat encodes:
- the LOC127920738 gene encoding protein Wnt-5b; translation: MLNNKCQEGKNTYSVYNLANVACKCHGVSGSCSLKTCWLQLADFRRVGEFLKEKYDSAAAMRIGRKGKLEQVDKRFNVPTPEDLVYTDQSPDYCLKNDTTGSMGTLGRLCNKTSEGMDGCELMCCGRGYDQFKTYKHERCHCKFHWCCYVKCKRCTSLVDQFVCK